One Nicotiana tomentosiformis chromosome 1, ASM39032v3, whole genome shotgun sequence genomic window, ATATTTGGACAAATGTAAGGTCAAAGTTCAAGAAAGGTCATCTAAAGATAAGCGAATTGTACTTTGCCACGACACGATCATACACGCTTGATGAATTTAATGAAAGAATGTCAAAGATTGAAAAGATCGACACACGTATTAAAGCATACCTATATGATATTAGTTATTACAAATGGTCTCGGGTACATGCTACGGTGAACAGAACATGGACGATGACATCGAATATTGCAGAGTCTTTAAATACGGTAACCAAAGATGCAAGAGAGCTGCTCGTGGCTGAACTATTAGAGTACATGAGGACTCTTCTTGAACGTTGGACTAATGAAAAGTTATTGAATGTAAAGGGTACGTTCACATACCTTggaaaaaaatacaacaaagagtTGGAGGACAACAGGATATTATCGCATAAGATGAGAGTAATTTATGGTCCATAACATAAGATAATTGATTTCATCAAAATAAACATATACTGATAATTGTAGATATGTTATAGTATAGTTATAGATATTTTGTATTTTATCAAGTGCTGACAACTTGTTGT contains:
- the LOC138906997 gene encoding uncharacterized protein yields the protein MCVVSDQNESILKVTSTVYTGMPHYVCMWHIWTNVRSKFKKGHLKISELYFATTRSYTLDEFNERMSKIEKIDTRIKAYLYDISYYKWSRVHATVNRTWTMTSNIAESLNTVTKDARELLVAELLEYMRTLLERWTNEKLLNVKGTFTYLGKKYNKELEDNRILSHKMRVRASTDYIQAVINGMKCFIVCLQNKRCSCGQFQLDELPCPHALAALRHRNESYESYCSPY